AAGGCATTCCTCTCCTAACTGTATTCCATACAACTAAATATCCCGGAATGGGCGAAAAGACGGGTACAGAAGCATTTTAGTCGCACGAAATACAGCTAAACAGAGATTCGGTGGCACATCCGGCGACTTAGTTGTACAGTTTGCAATTAAGCCTATCCCTTGCACCTTAATCAGGCACGGCAACCCTCGGCAAGCGATGAGTTAAAAATGATTTTCACACGTTTAAAGCTAACACGTACCAGTTGCAGATGGCAGTATTGCGGGTAAGAACTATAATGAATTGAAACGGGGGAACGCCCGTGCCTGCGGCTTAACGGCAGGACATGAAGGAGGAAGACGAAATGGATTATCAGGCATATAACGATGGAGGGTACCAGCCGCTTGTAGTGAAGAGGTCCAAGGTGAAGCTTGTCCTGCTGTTTGCGGGATCGCTGCTTTTTATGCTCCTGGGTGTCTTGCTGCTAAAATGGTCCGGGGAGGTCACGGCCGATCCTGCGATCCTTCTGCGGACGCTGGGGATTGCCTGTACCGTGCTGTTCGGTCTGGCGGTAGTGGTCTATCTTATCATGCTCCTGCGCCGCTCGCCGCTGCTTGTGGTGGACGCCCAGGGCATTGATGACCAGTCTTCCGCAATTCCAGGCGGACGAATCCTGTGGGAGGACATTACGGATATCCGCCTGGTGCGCTTCTCCGGGCAAAAAAATATCTGCATCTTTCTCGCTGACCCCAAAGCCTATCTGGCCCGGCAACGCGGAGTGAAACGGTGGCTGATGGCCATCAACCTCCGCCTCGCCGGCACTCCTGTAAATATTACAGGCCAGTCCATGGGCATGTCCCTGGAGCGGGTATATGAAGAGATGGAGCTGCGCAGACGGCTGTGGTCGGGGCGGAGGTAGTCTGTATTGGTTTTATTCTGAAGTGGTATCCGTTCATCCGAATTCAGGATATAATATTGAACAAAGGAGTGGTGAGTATGTACTTGGACTGTGATTGTAATTAATGACACAGAGTATGAAGTATCCGAAATGTATCAGGACAACTCAGATACTCTTTCGGCTATGCAGATTGCTGAGCTTGATGCTGATCCCGAAATTGCAAAAATGATCCAGGAGTCCAAACAGGATATTATGCATGGTTCAATTATCTCTTCTAAGCAAATGATCGAGATGATAAGGAATGGACAACTTTGATGCAGGTAGTCTGGACTAAAAGTGCGGCCCAGAGCTTCTCCAAGATCGAAAGCATCCACTTCTCACCACAGGGATCGTTTACCGTTTCCTATCAGCCATCCGGGGATGGCTCTACATCCATAATTACTGCCTTTAAACATGGAAGATAGAATTAAGCATATTGAGACGCAAAAAATCGCAGCCCCAAAGCTGCGAATCACTTAAATGTGTATGGTCGAGACGACAGGATTCGAACCTGCGGCCTCTTACTCCCGAAGCAAGCGCTCTACCAAGCTGAGCTACGTCTCGACGTCTGAACAATTTGTATTATACGCCTGGTTGGAAACGCTGTAAACACCCTTTTTACTGAGCGATATGCCGCGCTTATCCGTCTGCTGCGGGCCCCGGGCCAGTCCTGATTGACAGAACCCCGGACGCTGGCTATACTTGAGGTGTTATTGATGCATATCGGACAATACGTGGATGAGAAGAAGTACGCCGGGGCATGGCTCCCTCAGAGAACAGGTTCCTTTGCGGATTCCCGCAACTGGCTGTGAGAACCTGGAAGACAGGCCGGCAGAAAGCTACTCTCGGAGTGCGGTAACAACCGCCGGGGGCCCCCGTTAACAGCCGCACAAGGCGATCGTCTGCCAGTTGCCCGTGAATAACGGGTCCGGGCGATAACCAGGGTGGTACCGCGATAATCATCGTCCCTGAATAACATTCAGGGGCGTTTTTTTGTTTTGATTTTTCGGGTAACCGTGATTTTCCGGCAAGTGTGCCATATTAACCAACAGACAGGAGCTGTACATGATGAAAGCAAGTGAAATCCGTTCCAAATGGCTGCAGTTTTTCGAGAGCAAGAATCACAAGATTGAACCAAGTGCCTCCCTCGTACCGCACAATGACCCTTCGCTGCTGTGGATTAACGCAGGCATGGCGCCGCTGAAGCCGTACTTCGACGGCCGGGAGGTTCCTGAGAATCCCCGCCTGACCAACTCGCAGAAGTGCATCCGCACCAATGATATCGAGAACGTGGGCAAGACGCGCCGCCACCATACCTTTTTCGAGATGCTGGGGAACTTCTCTATCGGCGACTACTTCAAGGAAGAAGCGATTACCTGGGCCTGGGAGTTCCTGACCGGCAAGGAGTGGATCGGGTTCGACCCGGACCGGATCTCTGTCACTGTCTACGCTGAGGATGAAGAAGCCTTCAAGCTGTGGAATGAGAAGGTCGGCCTGCCGGCTGAGCGCATCATCAAGCTGGGGGACGACAACTTCTGGGACATCGGCGAAGGCCCTTGCGGCCCTTGCTCGGAGATTTTCTATGACCGCGGGGAAGCCTACGGCAGTGATCTGAATGATCCCGAGATGTATCCCGGCGGTGAGAATGAGCGCTGGCTGGAGGTATGGAACCTCGTATTCTCGCAGTTCAACCATAATAAGGACGGCAGTTACACGCCGCTTCCGAACAAGAATATTGATACCGGTGCCGGTCTGGAGCGCTTCGCATCCATTCTGCAGGATGTGGACTCCAACTTCGATACCGATCTGTTCCAGCCGATTATCCAGAAGACTGCCGGGCTTGCCGGGGTAACCTACAAGGATAATGTGGAACAGGACATCGCGTTAAAAGTCATTGCCGACCATGTGCGCACAGTGACCTTTGCCGTTGGTGACGGCGTACTTCCTTCCAATGAAGGCCGCGGCTATATTATCCGCCGTCTGCTCCGCCGCGCCGTGCGCTACGGGAAGACGCTGGGGCTGGACCGTCCGTTCCTGCATGAGCTGACCGAGACGGTCGGCGAGATTATGGGCGTGTACTATCCGTCCGTGGTGGAGAACCGCGAATATATTGCCAAAATCATCCGTCTCGAAGAGGAACGCTTCCACGAGACGCTGTCCGATGGTCTGGCGATCCTCGGAGAGATCAGCGCCAAGGCCAAGGCTGACGGACTGAGCACCATTGCCGGTGCCGATGCGTTCAAGCTCTATGACACCTACGGCTTCCCGTTCGACCTGACCGAGGATTTCGCCTCCGAGCAGGGGCTGACGGTTGACCGTGAAGGCTTCGATGCCGCCATGCAGGAGCAGCGCGACCGGGCCAGAGCGGCCCGCCAGGACAGCGCCAGCATGAAGGTTCAAGGCGGTGCGCTGGCCGACCTGACGGTTAAAAGTGAATTTGTTGGATATAATGACACGGTAACCGAATCCAAGGTGCTGGCGATTGTAGTGGACGGCGCGCTTCAGGATACAGTAAGCGAAGGCGCCGAGTGCCAGGTGATTCTGGAAACCACTCCGTTCTATGCGGAGAGCGGCGGTCAAGTCAGCGATACCGGCGTACTGACCGGCGGATCGGTGACCGCCAAAGTGACCGGGCTGTTCAAAGCACCGCACGGCCAGCATGTTCACCTCGTTACGGTGGAAGCCGGCGATCTGAAGGTAGGCGATACCGTCCGCGCTGAAGTGAACCGGGCTGAGCGTGAGGATATTGTGAAGAACCACACTGCTACCCACCTGCTGCACAAAGCACTGAAGGAAGTGCTGGGCAGCCATGTGAATCAGGCAGGCTCTTTAGTAGAAGGTTCGCGTCTGCGGTTTGACTTCTCGCACTTTGGAGCGATTACGCCTGAGGAGCTTAGCGATATTGAGCAGCGTGTGAACGCCCAGATCTGGCGCAGCCTTCCTGTAGTGATCGAGAACAAGCCGATTGATGAAGCCAAGGCAATGGGGGCTATGGCGCTGTTCGGCGAGAAATACGGCAATATCGTGCGCGTGGTGCAGGTCGGCGACTACAGCCTTGAGCTGTGCGGCGGATGCCATGTTGCCAATACCTCGCAGATCGGAATCTTCAAGCTGCTCAGCGAGAGCGGCATCGGCTCCGGGGTACGCCGGATTGAAGCAGTAACCGGCCGCTACGCCTATCAGTTCACCGAGAGCCAGCTGGATCTGCTGAAGCAATCGGCTGCGCTGCTGAAATCCTCGCTCACCGATGTGCCGAAGCGGATCGAAGCCCTGCATGCCCAGGTGCGCGAGCTGGGCCGTGAGAACGAATCGCTGCAGTCCAAGCTCAGCGCAACCTTTGCCGCCGAGCTGACCGGCAGTGTCATCACGGTAGGCGGAGGCACACCGCTGCTGGCGGTCTCTGTTCAGGCTGGCAATATGGATGCGTTGCGCTCCACTGCGGATGAGCTGAAGTCTAAGCTTCCAGATACTGTACTGGTGCTCGGAGCTGTGATGGAAGATAAGGTTAACTTTGTAGTAGCTGTGCCGCAGGAGCTGGTCAAGAAGGGCTTCCACGCCGGCAAGCTGGTGAAAGAGATCGCCGCAGTCTGCGGCGGCGGCGGCGGCGGCCGGCCGGATATGGCCCAGGCCGGCGGCAAGGATGCCTCCAAGCTGGGCGAAGCCCTGAAGAAGGCGGAAGAGCTGGTAGCCGCACTGGCGTAACACCATTAACAAGTTCCCTTTGCAAGAAAATGTTGGGATCTATTAATATCTGGAACAAGGCGGTACTGGGGGGCAAGGACTCAGTACCGCTGCTTTATTCACAAAAAAGTTATTTTTGTGGGGTATTCATCATTGACCTCCGGCTTGCAATAGCTTAAAACCCAAAAAAACAGCTGGTTTTGTAGATGAAATGCCAAAAAAAGCGCTTTTACAGCAGGAGGATTTCCTCGCCGGGGCCTGAATATGTTATGATGAAGGCAGCAAGTGAGCTGTACAGCAGCAACTTTGCGAAGCCGCCCGCAGCGGGTGATTTTGCAGAAGGAAGGTGTCACCAGATGGACTCCATGGACAAAACGGTCAAATTCAATGTGAAGGGCGACGAAAAGGAAGCCTCTCCCCAGGAAATACTGCTCGCTGTGTACGATGCACTGGTGGAGAAAGAATATCATCCGATCAATCAGATCGTGGGATATCTTCTTTCCGGAGATCCGGCTTACATTCCGCGCCACAACAATGCGAGAAGTTTAGTCCGGAGGAAAGAGCGTGATGAGCTGATTGAAGAACTGGTCCGGTTCTATCTGGCTAATCACCGGGTGGACCAGCCGAAATGAGCAAGAAGCTGGGACTGGACTACGGCGACCGCAGAATCGGTGTCGCCACAAGCGATATTTTCGGATGGACAGCACAGGCTCTGGAGACGATTGAGCGGCGCGGGAACGGCAAGGAATTCGACCGTATCCGCGAGCTGGTCAAGGAGCACGAGATTGCTGAGATTGTCGTTGGGCTGCCTAAGAACATGAACGGCTCAGTAGGACCCCGTGGTGAAATATGCATCGAATTCGCCGAACAGCTACGGGAGCAATTAGATCTGCCCGTACACCTATGGGATGAGCGTCTGACGACGGTATCTGCCGAGCGGGTGCTGATTGACGGGGACGTCAGCCGGAAGAAACGCAAAGGGATTGTGGACAAAATGGCCGCAGCTC
This region of Paenibacillus sp. FSL K6-1096 genomic DNA includes:
- the alaS gene encoding alanine--tRNA ligase, with product MKASEIRSKWLQFFESKNHKIEPSASLVPHNDPSLLWINAGMAPLKPYFDGREVPENPRLTNSQKCIRTNDIENVGKTRRHHTFFEMLGNFSIGDYFKEEAITWAWEFLTGKEWIGFDPDRISVTVYAEDEEAFKLWNEKVGLPAERIIKLGDDNFWDIGEGPCGPCSEIFYDRGEAYGSDLNDPEMYPGGENERWLEVWNLVFSQFNHNKDGSYTPLPNKNIDTGAGLERFASILQDVDSNFDTDLFQPIIQKTAGLAGVTYKDNVEQDIALKVIADHVRTVTFAVGDGVLPSNEGRGYIIRRLLRRAVRYGKTLGLDRPFLHELTETVGEIMGVYYPSVVENREYIAKIIRLEEERFHETLSDGLAILGEISAKAKADGLSTIAGADAFKLYDTYGFPFDLTEDFASEQGLTVDREGFDAAMQEQRDRARAARQDSASMKVQGGALADLTVKSEFVGYNDTVTESKVLAIVVDGALQDTVSEGAECQVILETTPFYAESGGQVSDTGVLTGGSVTAKVTGLFKAPHGQHVHLVTVEAGDLKVGDTVRAEVNRAEREDIVKNHTATHLLHKALKEVLGSHVNQAGSLVEGSRLRFDFSHFGAITPEELSDIEQRVNAQIWRSLPVVIENKPIDEAKAMGAMALFGEKYGNIVRVVQVGDYSLELCGGCHVANTSQIGIFKLLSESGIGSGVRRIEAVTGRYAYQFTESQLDLLKQSAALLKSSLTDVPKRIEALHAQVRELGRENESLQSKLSATFAAELTGSVITVGGGTPLLAVSVQAGNMDALRSTADELKSKLPDTVLVLGAVMEDKVNFVVAVPQELVKKGFHAGKLVKEIAAVCGGGGGGRPDMAQAGGKDASKLGEALKKAEELVAALA
- a CDS encoding IreB family regulatory phosphoprotein — translated: MDSMDKTVKFNVKGDEKEASPQEILLAVYDALVEKEYHPINQIVGYLLSGDPAYIPRHNNARSLVRRKERDELIEELVRFYLANHRVDQPK
- a CDS encoding STM3941 family protein, with the translated sequence MDYQAYNDGGYQPLVVKRSKVKLVLLFAGSLLFMLLGVLLLKWSGEVTADPAILLRTLGIACTVLFGLAVVVYLIMLLRRSPLLVVDAQGIDDQSSAIPGGRILWEDITDIRLVRFSGQKNICIFLADPKAYLARQRGVKRWLMAINLRLAGTPVNITGQSMGMSLERVYEEMELRRRLWSGRR
- the ruvX gene encoding Holliday junction resolvase RuvX; its protein translation is MSKKLGLDYGDRRIGVATSDIFGWTAQALETIERRGNGKEFDRIRELVKEHEIAEIVVGLPKNMNGSVGPRGEICIEFAEQLREQLDLPVHLWDERLTTVSAERVLIDGDVSRKKRKGIVDKMAAALILQNFLDANSKR